A region of the Anolis sagrei isolate rAnoSag1 chromosome 4, rAnoSag1.mat, whole genome shotgun sequence genome:
CTGaggattgtatgtgtgtataaatattaTGAGTTCATTTTTGACATATAAAATGCACAATTAGGATGCATATGCGAACACTGAAACTttgttatttcattttatatatgTTTCTGAAATTTACCCAATTCCACCATAACTGGATTATCAAATCAGAGTGAAGTTTGAGTAGAGATTTATAATGGTTAAGTGACAGTAgattaatgtgattttcctaaaAGTAGTGATGGGCTAATTTTCAAAGCGTGGGAGGATATAATGCTGGACTTGTAGTTATTCGTGTTGAtagttctcttcctcctcttcctcctcttcctcctcctcctcctagtaTACTTATATCccatatttctcccaaactcaagcataaaaggtaaaggtttttccctgacattaagtctagtcgagtccgacttggggtgggggggagggggggggtggctCATTTCCATTACtatgccgaagagctggcgttatctgtaggagcctcctaggtcatgtggctggcatggagtgctgtttaccttcccgccagaatggtacctattgatctattcacatttgcatagtttcaaactgctaggttggcagaagctggggctagcaacgggagctcaccctgctctccataTTTGCatcaccgaccttttggtcagcaagttctgcagctcagcagtttaacctgctgtgccactagaGCCAAAAACTCAAGCATACACTAATATATTGTTAATTTGTgttaaatacaataacataactagttgtttttcttcttcttgatgtATATATTCAATTTTATCATACTTATTGACTgcattattataagtgtcttttTTAACCTACTATATAAGAGTTTTATTAAGTTGTATTAAGCTTTGTTGTTTGGTTCGGTatggtgatatggcctaagggctattccattaaatctatttatttattcttctttCTAGTTGCTTTCCTGTCGAAGCCACAGGATCCTGTAacaccaaagaaggaaggaaatgggagaaaaaggaggaaggggaaagggagaaagagagacccCTGTTTGCGAAAGTACAGAGATTATTGTTTTCATGGAGAGTGCAAATACATCAAAGCTCTAAAAGCTCCATCTTGCATGTAAGTCTATCACAGCACTTCTATCGTAAGACTGTTTCtgcatatttaaaattatttctttgaatattatTTTTATGTGAATACCAGGAACATGTCATGCTTTTTCACTTGCTCATGAAATGGAAATCCAAATTTCCATTTCAAAAGCTTCTTTCTAATTAAAAAAACTAGGGTGTATGTGCACCATGgttctagaccagtgattctcaacctgtgggtcctcaggtattttggcttacaacttccagaaatcccagacagtttaccagatgttaggatttctgggagttgaagggcaaaacatctggggacccacaggttgagaaccactgttctagacagaGGGACGGGGTCAGTGTTTCAGCATCTAAGGGcttttccagacaggtcctatatcccaggatctgatcccaggttttctgtttatcacagattatttggcagtggggactcatccagtttaaagcagaaaacttgggatcagatcctgggatatagggcctgtctggaagagccctaaatGAAAGGCAACAGAAAAGGTGGAGATACACCACTTACACAGTAATTACACAGTAAAGTCTATAGTATAAtcatatatattgtttttaatgtataataATCACCCAATAAGTGGTTATCGAATTACAGCTTCGCTGTATTGCTGAGCTATAGTGTGGCAGTACTTGGCCCTCAAAGTAAAATGGGAAAATGAACATTTCAAGAAGTTCACTGAAGGACATGGCTGTTGCGAGGAGTGAAGGAAAAATTGTCACATACTCTTCATTGATGAAATACTTCCTTTTTGTCAAAGCCCTCCCCTCCACTCCCAATTCCTTGAAACATAGGTCCTGGCACTAAAACATAACGGATACGCCTCTTTGCATTCTAGGCTTTCTGTTCTAGTGCCAGGGTGCCTCCTCAGAGTCATTTGGTGGCCAGAGGATGATGGTGGCTAGGCAGTGAGGTCATCCACCAGAGGACTGCCCAGGCTGCCCAAGCTGGTTGCTGACGCACAACCAGCTGCTGCTACATCCATGGATCCCTAGCCACCCAATGCCTGGGGGGAGCACCTTGGCAACAGAACCATAAATTAAGGGTGTGGTAGGGTTGTTGTGGGTCAGTGCTAAATATTGTTCCTTGCACCatccttatattatattatattatattatattatattatattatattatattatattatatggttTGGGGGATGATGCAAAGGACAAtatggtcttggcctataaaatcctatatggctccggcccagcttatttatctgaacgtatctctctctatgtttcacctcgtaatttaagatctactggggaggccctgctctcggtcccaccagcgtctcaaacgcgtctggtggggatgagggacagggccttctcggggtgaccccccgcttatggaattcgctccccagcgagattagatcagtgtcctccttccttacttttaggaaaaaactaaagacatggttttggagccaggtcTTTGGCTATTGgacacagcagcactttaggcactgaacttggacaataggattgtttgaaaattggaaatggctttatgacctgtgattatgttctatgtgattatgttctatttgttctatgtgattatgtaattttaattaatatcactgtttaattgttatgtaatggattttatattgctgttttatattgttgttttgatactgttggcattgaattgttgcccgttttagccaccctgagtcccccctcagggttgagaagggcggggtggaaatggtctaaataaataaataaataaataaataaaatttatttagatTATATTTAGCATGGGGATGGTGCAAAGAACAATATTCAGCACTCTGATACACACAGGCACATATACATAGGTGTAATTTGGCACTGCCAATATGTATGTCACTAACAGAATCTCAAATTTGATTTTCTTAAAATTGGAATCAGTCTCTTTAACTATTCAAATATGCAGGCCAGTTTAGCACAGGGGAAGGAAGCATCTTTGGGAGTCTTTTTGGCTGAAGAGTgcgatataaataaatacacacatacataaaaaccCTACAACTTTccaggggcccatccagacaggccctatatcccaggatctaatcccaggttttctgcattaaactggattatatgagtccccactgcctgataatctgggataaacagaaaacctgggttcagatcctagggtatagggcctgtctggaaggtccccTAGTGAGATGGGACTGCAATTCTCAGCATATCTCACTATTTGCTATGCTTGAAGGTATTATCCAACAGCCACTGGATGGCTGCAGGATTCCCACTCTTACTTTAGCAAAGAGCTGCTGTCTGCTGTCTGCAGTGGAGTCTTTTATTATCTTTCCCACCTGCCTACTCAATGCTAGAACAGACCCATCATGAATCATTTGGGATGGTAGGCCGAGGTTGGTTAATTTTTGGCTCAGAAGCGCAGTGGGCATTTGCTTACTAGGAACTATATTgtcactcatcatcatcatcctgtttTCCCCTTGGTTTCCTTTATAGTCTGACTTTCAAAGCTTGAAAGTGACCCTGATGAGTGGAATGGGCTGCTTTCATCTTCCTAAGCATGAGCAAGGCAGGCGGGTTTTTCTATTTGGGAAGTATGCTTCTGTCCCAAAAGAGGACTGGAGTTATTCATACCGAAGAGGACATTGAAAAAGAGAAAGCATGAGTCAATTGTGGTCTCTTTTAAGAATGAAGTTTCTTAACCAAAGGGATGCATATAAACCTTTGACTTTAGCTAAAACTTTAACAACTCAATTTTCACCAAAGTTTGCACACTCATCTTCTCTCTGGGGGCTACAACTTGGCTTGGCTTACGTTACTATAAAAGGATCCATGAACACTAATGATGCTAAATAAACTATGAGTAATGAGAATACCAGATTACTTCTGCTCACAGAACTCATGTCACTTTGGAAGATTGGGGGATTTTGTATTTCAGACTGAGTCTGTTTCAGAGCTCAACATTACCCCAAGCATACACGTAGAATTAACTTGAGTCCCAGGATTTAATTGAATATTgctatggtaattaaagtggaatcGTAGTGCtacaactgtgtagtgtgaaagggtatTTACCTGAGAAGAGACCAAATGGCTTTACTTCCTGGAATGAGtcttatactttgttttttaattccTAGATGCCATTCAGGGTACCATGGGGAGAGATGCCATGCCTTTAGTCTTCCAGTGGAAAAACACCCCCACAGTTACGACCACACAACTATACTAGCAGTCACGGCAGTTGTGCTGTCATCCCTGTGTCTTATCATCATTGCTGCATTACTGATGCTCAGGTAAGCTATTTGGTGTGGTGGAAAGCTGAGGTGTAGGTGTACCATAATCTGGAAATGCAGGCTCTATAAGAAGACTGCAGTCTTGAAAAGAGGCTTAGAAATATATTAAATACATAAGAATTGTAGCATTTAAATATTagtctatcccagtggttctcaacctgtagattcccaggtgttttggcctacaactcagtttacctgtctgaacgcatctccctgtggaaactaagatcttctagggaggccctgctctcagtcccaccaccataacaggtgtgtttggcggggacgagagacagggccttctcagtgattgccccccaattatggaactcccttcctggcaatattagatcagccccctctctcctgtccttcagaaggatggtgaagacctggctgtgggaccaagcctttggggcagtgcaatgaggcaaaatggtgtcctgaggtGGTTTTTAAGTAACTTTTAAtttgaatataagtgattttagtgtttgcatatatttatggttttatgtcctggcattgaatgtttgccgtatatatgttgtgctccgcccttagttccctgcggggtgagaagggtggaatataaatgttttaaataaataaataaacccccagaaatcccaaccagtttaccagctgttaggattttctgggagttgaaagccaaaacatctggggacccgcaagttgtgaaccactggtctGTACCTTCTGAGAAGTTCAGAATGACATATGTCAGATTCCAGATAGCTTCTCTCCCAAAGCACTGCCAGGAGCAGATCTCCTTAATTTCAGTAGTAAAATAGTGACACATCTCAATACTACAAGCAAGGAACACACCTTGGCAGATCTCTTCCTAAGACCACCCAGAAAGTAACACGTTAAGATTTGAACATAGTTCAGTTCAATCTCTCTGCCCATTTGTCCTTGACTAGTGTTCAGTTGGACTTTTGGATGAGGCAGATGAAATCCTTGTGGCATCTGTAATAAGTCATCTTTTGGTCTTGCCAGTTGGAGTAGATGGCTTTGAAAATCTCTTCCTGTTCAGTGACTTTGTAGATGGTGCACCAGCCCTTCTATGGTCTTGAACACAGTGCTGAGGGGCTTGGGCTGGAAGCCAACAACTGAAGGACTGAAGTCCAGTTTTAGTCCAAGGTACTCCACGTCTTGTGACTGGTTTCATGCCCAGAAATGCAGGGTTCTCAGTTTCTCATACCAGAAAGGAACAGTaattcactttttttttgcctaaggATAGTGTGGTAGCAATGTTGCTTTTCCCCATTTAGAGTTCAGGTTCTTCTTCATCTTGAATCTCCTTTTCTTTGGCTTTTCCAGGTGCCACAAACAAGGTGTATATGATGTAGAGAACGAAGAAAAGGTGAAACTGGGCAGCACTAGCAACCATTGAGACATTCTGGAACTGCAAGGTAATCCTTCAAGTGTTGTGTTGACTAGATGAGATTACAATGACTTCTGTCTTTTCCTTGCCCTGAAGCAAAATCTTTCTCTTCTAGTAGGCCAAGATAAATTTAGAGATGCTTGTATTTTTGGAAGGGTGTCAGTCCTTGAGAAGAAATGAATATGTtgggtagttgttgtttttttccccagtttCTGCACTGCATTACTGATCCCATCACCACCCATAATATATTTACTGTGGATTTTGGAGATTACCTTCCAAATGATGTGATCTTCTCCCAGTACCTTTATCCAGTTCTGTATTATTGCTAGTGTCTTTCCTGCTGCATCTCTGGCTACTTGTTTGTACCTCTTCTGTAATAGAGACTTCTCCCTCTGAATCACATTTTTGTTTCCACTTTTGCTTTGGAGAAGTATTTTTCAGCCCTCTGTATCCTTTCATGGATACTCCAGATTATAACAGTTGTGTCCCTTGATAATAGGTGTTCGTTGTCCCACTCTGAGAATGTTATTTTAGCATGGATTTGGGCATAAAtgacaaatctatataaataaaaatgtaatgttcgtttgtgggattaacagaactcaaaaaccactggacgaattgacaccaaatttggacagcatacacctaacaacccaatgtatgtccttcactcaaaaaaaaaagattttgtcatttgggagttgtagttgctgggatttatagttcacctacaatcaaagagcattctgaaccccaccaacgacggaattgaaccaaacttggcacacagttctcccatgaccaacagaaaatactggaagggtttggttggcagtgtcctttggttttggagttgtagttcacctacatccagagatcactgtggactcaaacaatgatggatctggaccaaactctacaagaatactcaatctgcccaaatgtgaacactggtggagtttgaggaaaatagaatcttgacatttgggagttgtagtttctgggatttatagttcacctacaatcacagagcattctgaaccccaccaaggatggaattgaaccaaacttggcacacagaactcccatgaccaacagaaaacactggaagggtttagtgggcagtgtcctttggttgtagagttgtagttcacctacatccagagatcactgtggactcaaacaatgatggatctggaccaaactctacaagaatactcaaaatgcccaaatgtgaacactggtggagtttgaggaaaatagaatcttgacatttgggagttgtagttgctgggatttatagttcacctacaatcacagagcattccgaactccaccaacgatagaattgggccaaacctcccacacagaacccccatgtgggtcacagcaacgtgtggcaggggacggctacttATGAATAAAATAGTTTCTCAAGCCAATCTTTTTTACAATATTTCCTTAATCAAGATAAAGTCTTCAGGAAGAATATATAATTCCATAGGCTGAGAAGACCTGCAAGGAATTAACAAATGGTGATACTTGCCAAAtgctcttggggcccttccacacagccatataacccagaatatcaaggcactcagtatttgctttgaactgggttatcagagtccacactgccatatattccagttcaaagcacaaaacATGGAATTTTATTcgcatgtgtggaaggggcctcagattccATGGCAATGTCCTATCTTAGATTTCTGTTTACTCTGCTTGAATCCTAGTGGCTCAGACTTTAACACAGTTATGTAGAGATACTTGCATTAACAATAAGAGTAAGAATAGAATGCTTCCCAAGATTATGgaaataaaaactttttaaaattgaattttgtacacatttgtgTAGTGCATATTGTGTAGTGTTATGCAACACATATTTAGATGTGATGTGAACCATCCTTTCCTTATGTTTCAGGATTCAGCAGTGGGAAGACCTACTTCAACAACCCAATGGATAAAGCTCATTTTCTGGGACACATGTCAAAGTTGAAAGGGGCGCTTGTGTGAGTGGAAGGAAGTGCTCTTTTCCCAAGGGGATAATGACAGTTATTTGCTTTGTTGAAAAAGCAATTTGCCGTCCCCAAATTGGAAGAAATTTCCAAACAAATCTGAGAGAGACACTTCTCTGCAGAAGGTGCATCCCTGATGCGGAGCCACAGATTTCGGAGAAAAGCCGGACTTTGCCTTGGCACCATTTGAAAGTGATATCTTCACAAGCAAAGAAACCACAAACCTGCAAACTGGATTCTACAAGCACCTGCTGAGGATATAACTGTGAAAGACTTTCAATCTGCTGAAGAAGTCTAATTTTCAACTTAATTAAATGGGGGAAAATATttaacaaatatttcattttaaattatatatttattttagatacgttgtatatattatttatttaggggTTGATCCTGTCTGAAGTCTGAGACAGGAAGATTGTGCAGTGTAACATCCTAATAAATAACCCTTTGTTATACTTGCTGTTACATGAAAACTAATTTTGGGGTGCATGGATTAAAATAGCTGAAAAGCAAGAATTTCTAATAACACTTCCTTATAATGTCTTATGTTTGTGCAGTGTTCTCATGGAGACACTTATGCTTTGTGGGCCTTATTCTGGACTATTTCCCAGGGCAAATCTGTCACAGCTGGAGATAACTTTTGATTTTGCTTAGAGGTTGGCATGAATCAGTTTAGCAGTCTGGTTGCAAACCACAGAATGTTTCCTTCTAATTTAAGATGAACCACGCAAGTTTTGTATCCAGTGTTTCTGACTAATTTCTATGGTAAAGTATGATGCCCTAACCATGTTGAATTCTGCACTATCCTTTTTTTCTAAGCATATAATTTTGTCAGGCACGGCAGGGAAAATAGCAACAGCTGCACTTGCTGAATTTTAAGCACATTTTCCACTATGGTGGCAAAGCTGGGTTGATCCCAAACCACTCCAACCTGCagggtttttttattgtgtcagaagcaacttgagaacatactgcaagttgcttctggtgtaggAGAATAGGCCATCcatagagacattgcccaggggatgcctggatgtgatACCATGCTGCTGGAAGACTTTTCTCATATCCCCACAAGCTAGAGCTAactagatgggagctcaccccatctcgcagatttgaatttgcaaccttcaggtcagcagtccagctggcacaagagtttagcccattgcaccacctcaGCTCTTAacttaatgtggattatctgttttgattatatggcagtgtagagggggcctatGTTTCCATTTTGAGGAATGTACTTTGTTAATAGAAAGGAATATTTATTAATGTTAACCTGCAGGTGGGGTTAacattaataaatatttatttattttggatatttgtacctgcccttctcaaccccctgggggggggggggggaagactcaggacggctaccagCCGACAATAATTTGATGCctccatgtacacataataaaatacaaaaacagaaacaataattatatatagttaaaaacattaagtcaATACAATTACAATCTACGAAAatataccagtctggtggccattatctagccaaattctgtagttggagactccatcaagcttgtccatagtccattaccatagTAATTGTCATCATTGTGATTGTCATAGTCTGCAtagttacccaaaggcctggtcccacatccacatttttaaattctttctaaaggagaggagggatgaagataacctaatttccccgaggagcaaattccacaggcggggggccaccaccgagaaggccctgtccctcatccccgccaagcacaTTTGTGACAAAGGCTgggctgagaacagggcctccccagaagatcttaaactcctaggtgggacgtagaaggagatacatttggacaggtatgctgggccagaatcatatagggttttataggtcaaaaccagcactttgaattgtgctcggaactggattggcagcccgTGGAGCTGAAATATATTCCTTTCTATGTAAAATATGCATTCCTCAAAATGGAAACATaggccccttgtacactgccatataatccagattatcaaagaagataatccacattatctgctttgaattggattagatgagtccacactgccatataatccagtccatagcagatcatctggattttagatggcagtgtagaaggggccctaaatAGTAGGGGAAGCATTGTAGCCTAATCCTTTTTTGTGTAGtgcttttttaatattttaaggaATGAACACATACACATTCAAGACTGAATTCCTAGACACAGCTCTCACAAGCTAAATGAGAAGTAGACCTTTCTCTTGTGTACCACAAATATTGTTGTTTAACTCAAGCTTCTAGAATAGGAGATGACTCCCAATAACTGAATGCATTGCATT
Encoded here:
- the HBEGF gene encoding proheparin-binding EGF-like growth factor, producing the protein MAGSLAIWSALLATVFSILVNGEETGLLPNEVYKKEGREDWVESQLLPARETLEREVEREGAMSSSGDNLSELPRVAFLSKPQDPVTPKKEGNGRKRRKGKGRKRDPCLRKYRDYCFHGECKYIKALKAPSCICHSGYHGERCHAFSLPVEKHPHSYDHTTILAVTAVVLSSLCLIIIAALLMLRCHKQGVYDVENEEKVKLGSTSNH